cagttcaaCACCTTTCCACGTATTTATAGAGTTGTAtgaccatcaccacaatctaattttagaacatccCCATCACCCTAAAAAGAAACCTCATGCCCCTGTTTAACAGGCATTCTCTCTACCTCTTAAATGGACTCATAAATGTCTTACCTCTGATAACCCATTTTATggctcaggaaactgaggctcgatTTCTACCCCTTTCTCAGAGGCGAAGTCACTCACATACAGCAGTTAGCAGCGAAGCCCGAAGCTAGGTGTCAGCCCCTGACATGGTAACAGACACTTCAGGGGCTCTTGGGACAGGTGTAGTGAACCGCAGTCCTTAAGACCCCTCCCTGGGAAGGCTGGGGGTCCTGTCTCAGGGCTGAGGCACGGCTCCTGTCAATTTTCACGAGCAGCCCGGGCTAGGAGGGCTGTTACCTCCCGCGGAGTGGAGACCCTGGCAAAAACCAAGCCCACCGTGTTGTGTTTTCAGGGGATGTTCAGAGTTTTGAGAGTCTGTGGGTGGTTCTTGGATTTGGGGAACTTCTTTCCCTTAAAAGGGGGCTTCTGAAAAGCCTCGAGTCAGTGTGGGTGGCTCACCCTTATTCATTCTATGAATATAGAGAGCCTACTGTGAGCGGTGTGGGTCAGGGGACAAAGCAAAGACCCTGCCCTCCCGGCCTGACCTCCCGTGGTGGCGGAGGGGGTACATAGAGGAGAGACAAGGTAACTGTGTGGATGGATGTCACCTTTGGATGCCATACAGTGAGGGGTGCCTcggagaaaactgaggccaaggagaggagaagggggagttGGGGGGGCGAGGGGGGCTTTTAAAAACAACCTCTACTGGACCGGGCAGCTTAAATTTCCTGGTGATAGATTTTGAGCTTCTTTTCTGCATTTCACTCTCAGACCCTGAAACTAAAGAATTGCTTTTGCCCCGTTCACAACCACCTGGGGATTTCCCACCAGTTTATCCTGAAGCTCTTAAAATTCCTGTCCCGCTTGGGTGGTTTGGGGAGTGTTTGTCAAGAGTGGAGAGTGGCGGGGCTCCTGGGACAGGTGCAGCCGGCGCCCCGGCGCCCCCTGCGGGCAGCTGTCCGCTCACGCaacaccacccccgcccccttaACACCCAGGGTTGCCCGAGCGAGTGGAGCTGTTACCCCTGCCCCGCTGGCAGCCCGTGGGCGAAAACCTCACCCTGCGCTGCCAGGTGGCAGGCGGGGCGCCCCGGAGAAACCTCACCGTGGTGCTGCTCCGCGGGGAGGAGGAGCTGAGCCGGCAGCCGGCCATCGGGGAGCCCGCCGAGGTCACGGTCACGGTGCTGGCGGGCAGAGACGACCACCGCGCCAATTTCTCCTGCCGCACGGAACTGGACCTGAGGCCCGGAGGGCCGGGATTGTTCCAGAACACCTCGGCCCCCAGGCAGCTCCAAACCTTTGGTGAGGCACTGGGGAGCCGCCAGAGAGGATGGGCTCAGGGCTTTGGTCCTGCTTGGGGAGCCAGGGGAGAGAGGCCCCTGGTCGGGGTGCTAAGGTGTCAGGAAAGAGCATGTTCTTGAGCATTGGGGTGGGGTGGTCTGGCCCAGCTTCAGGGCCTTCTGAAAAGTCTGTAATCCGGCTTGGGTTCTGGGACAGGAGTGACCTGAGCCGCAAAGTCTCTGGGGACCAGAAGATGTCCCAGATGGGGGAATGAAAATGCCCCAGAAAGGGGCTTCAGGTTGCCTGTCGCCTCTCTGTTCACACCCACCCTCTCTCGCCAGTCCTGCCAGAGACGCAGCCACGCCTTGCTACCCCCACGATTGTGGAAGTGGGCACACAGTGGACTGTGAACTGCACTCTGGATGGGCTGTTCCCAGCTGCGGAGGCCAACGTCATCCTGACGCTAgcagaaaagaaactgaactcTACATCCCTGTACAGCAATGACTCCGTCTTGGCCATGGCCAATGTCAAGGCGAACTCACAAAAGGAGGACACCCAGCAGCTGGCGTGTGTGGTGACCCTGGGAGGTCGAGtccagaagaaggaggaggatgtGGTCCTCTACAGTAAGTCCGGATGGGGCGGGGCCTCCCAGGGGGCGGTCCTAGGGGGCGGTGCTCACTGTacacccaccccctcccaggcTTTCCCGCGCCTAACCTGACCCTAAGCGAGCCGGAGGTCTCAGAAGGGACTGTGGTGACTGTGGAGTGTGAGGCCCAGGCTGGAGCCACGGTGTGGTTGGAAGGGCTGCCATCCAAGTCTCCAGAACACAGGGCAGAATTCCAACTAAATGCCAGCGCCGCGGACCACAGACGCAGCTTCTCCTGCTCTGCTGTCCTGATCGTGTCTGGACACCAGCTGCGCAAGAAACAGACCCGGGAACTCCGAGTCCTGTGTGAGTGGGGCCACTGGCCAGTGACCCCTAGTCCCGAGGACCCAGCCCCTAAGATCCCATGAGCTCCTGCCCTCTGAGGGccccctccagccctctccccGGATTCCTGAGTCCTCCAGCCCTAGGTGGTGAGGGCTGTCCTCCTGGTTCCTCACCCCGCCCTCATCTTGTTGTGTTTCTCCCCAGATGGTCCCCGACTAGACGAGACGGATTGTCCGGGAAACTGGACATGGGAGGAAGGCTCCCAGCAGACCCTGCGGTGCCAAGCTCGGGGGAACCCAGTTCCTGAACTGAAGTGTCACCGGAAGGGGGACAATGCTTTGCTGCCCATCGGGGACCTGAGACCTGTCAAGCGAGAGGTTGCGGGCACTTACCTTTGTAAAGCCCGGAGCCCCCGTGGGGTGACCAGCCGCGAAGTGGTCCTGAATGTGACCTGTGAGTGTGCTGGGATTCGGGGCTGGGCAGGGACAGTGAGCCTGACTCAGCCCTCATCAGCCCTGTGTCCTCCCCACAGACCACCAGACTAACacgaccatcatcatcatcatcgtggTGGCAGTTGCTGCCTTCTTGGGAACTGTGAGCGCAGCCGCTTACCTCTATAACCGTCAGCGAAAGATCCAGAAATACAAGCTACAGAAGGCCCAGGAGGCAGCTGCCATGAAGCTGAACACACCCGCCACGCCACCCTGAACCTGGGCCAGGAACCAGCCTCCCCCTCGGCCCCCCACACGGTGGCAGCAGTACCacattgaacaagggtggtcatGCGCCATGCAGCTCCACCCACCTTCCCAGGATGCCTGAGGACAGGATAGAGGCCTCAGGATATAGACAGCATTTGGGGTCCTGTCACCGGCACACTTAGGATCCCCAAGCCTCATGCCTGACCTGGAGACACAGGACTGAGCCACAAGGAGGGGGCAGGACATGGGGCATGACTGAGGGATGTCAGGGCCTGACCTGTCTAGGGAGGGTGTGATG
The sequence above is a segment of the Meles meles chromosome 20, mMelMel3.1 paternal haplotype, whole genome shotgun sequence genome. Coding sequences within it:
- the ICAM1 gene encoding intercellular adhesion molecule 1 isoform X1, producing the protein MAPGAARLALPALLALIGVLLPGLGGAQISVHPPEATIPQGGTVQVNCSTSCDRTPILGLETQFTKKEVAHGSHWKVFELSDVQEDSSPICFVNCGVQMTASMSLTVYRLPERVELLPLPRWQPVGENLTLRCQVAGGAPRRNLTVVLLRGEEELSRQPAIGEPAEVTVTVLAGRDDHRANFSCRTELDLRPGGPGLFQNTSAPRQLQTFVLPETQPRLATPTIVEVGTQWTVNCTLDGLFPAAEANVILTLAEKKLNSTSLYSNDSVLAMANVKANSQKEDTQQLACVVTLGGRVQKKEEDVVLYSFPAPNLTLSEPEVSEGTVVTVECEAQAGATVWLEGLPSKSPEHRAEFQLNASAADHRRSFSCSAVLIVSGHQLRKKQTRELRVLYGPRLDETDCPGNWTWEEGSQQTLRCQARGNPVPELKCHRKGDNALLPIGDLRPVKREVAGTYLCKARSPRGVTSREVVLNVTYHQTNTTIIIIIVVAVAAFLGTVSAAAYLYNRQRKIQKYKLQKAQEAAAMKLNTPATPP
- the ICAM1 gene encoding intercellular adhesion molecule 1 isoform X2, which translates into the protein MAPGAARLALPALLALIGVLLPGLGGAQISVHPPEATIPQGGTVQVNCSTSCDRTPILGLETQFTKKEVAHGSHWKVFELSDVQEDSSPICFVNCGVQMTASMSLTVYRLPERVELLPLPRWQPVGENLTLRCQVAGGAPRRNLTVVLLRGEEELSRQPAIGEPAEVTVTVLAGRDDHRANFSCRTELDLRPGGPGLFQNTSAPRQLQTFVLPETQPRLATPTIVEVGTQWTVNCTLDGLFPAAEANVILTLAEKKLNSTSLYSNDSVLAMANVKANSQKEDTQQLACVVTLGGRVQKKEEDVVLYSFPAPNLTLSEPEVSEGTVVTVECEAQAGATVWLEGLPSKSPEHRAEFQLNASAADHRRSFSCSAVLIVSGHQLRKKQTRELRVLYGPRLDETDCPGNWTWEEGSQQTLRCQARGNPVPELKCHRKGDNALLPIGDLRPVKREVAGTYLCKARSPRGVTSREVVLNVTSLCPPHRPPD